In Streptomyces chartreusis, the following proteins share a genomic window:
- a CDS encoding LacI family DNA-binding transcriptional regulator, producing MPYVMVQIPKTPAPASPAQRSVPTSADVARLAGVSRATVSYVLNNTSAVRISEPTRRRVHEAAKELGYVPHAAARSLRAGHSRMVLMPAPSFTVGSLYSRFLSELQLALGRLDYTVVQHGSVGLHGDEAARAWAELRPVAVLVSGAGLGPKGVTVLKRSGARAVVTLGPESVDGAHALLMDYEAVGHCAARHLYDRGRRRIGVVVPEEEGLESFSAPRLQGVRRALYGTDATLTELPLAYEEESAARLAARWRDLGLDAVFAYNDEYAMLLTRALQDEGVRVPADTAVIGADDLMLGRLLRPRLSTVHIELPSGRDLAELVDRAVRNPGTPPGTHKVLGATVVHRDSS from the coding sequence ATGCCGTACGTCATGGTGCAGATACCGAAAACGCCCGCGCCCGCTTCCCCCGCACAGCGCTCGGTACCCACGAGCGCCGATGTGGCCCGCCTGGCCGGCGTCTCGCGCGCGACCGTCTCCTACGTCCTCAACAACACCAGTGCCGTCCGCATCAGCGAGCCCACCCGCCGCCGCGTCCACGAGGCCGCCAAGGAACTCGGGTACGTCCCGCACGCCGCCGCCCGCAGCCTGCGCGCCGGGCACAGCCGCATGGTCCTGATGCCCGCACCGAGCTTCACCGTCGGCTCCCTGTACAGCCGCTTCCTCAGCGAACTCCAGCTGGCCCTCGGCCGCCTCGACTACACCGTCGTCCAGCACGGCAGCGTCGGTCTGCACGGTGACGAGGCCGCCCGCGCCTGGGCCGAGCTGCGCCCCGTCGCCGTCCTGGTGTCGGGCGCCGGCCTCGGCCCGAAGGGCGTGACGGTCCTCAAGCGCTCCGGCGCCCGGGCCGTGGTCACCCTCGGTCCCGAGTCCGTCGACGGGGCGCACGCCCTGCTCATGGACTACGAGGCCGTCGGCCACTGCGCGGCCCGTCACCTCTACGACCGCGGCAGGCGCCGTATCGGCGTCGTCGTGCCCGAGGAGGAGGGCCTGGAGTCCTTCTCGGCGCCCCGTCTGCAAGGCGTGCGCCGCGCCCTGTACGGGACCGACGCCACCCTCACCGAGCTGCCCCTCGCCTACGAGGAGGAGTCCGCGGCACGGCTCGCCGCCCGCTGGCGCGACCTGGGCCTCGACGCCGTGTTCGCCTACAACGACGAGTACGCGATGCTGCTGACGCGCGCCCTCCAGGACGAGGGCGTCCGCGTCCCCGCCGACACCGCCGTCATCGGCGCCGACGACCTGATGCTCGGCCGGCTGCTGCGGCCTAGGCTGAGCACCGTCCACATCGAGCTGCCGTCCGGCCGTGACCTCGCGGAGCTGGTCGACCGTGCGGTGCGCAACCCCGGCACCCCGCCCGGGACGCACAAGGTGCTGGGTGCGACGGTGGTGCACCGAGACTCCAGCTGA
- a CDS encoding LysR family transcriptional regulator, whose amino-acid sequence MIDLRRLHVLRAVAHYGTVTAAASALHFTTSAASQQIRQLARDLGVDLLEPQGRGVRLTSAAESLLAHADAIQARWEQAELDLRADHGAPAGLLRVSGFPLAVSVLLAPMAALLRTRHPRLSVRIQETKVPASFDLLFEGETDLAVVEATIFNPPLGDTRFDQQPLLDDPFDLVVHEDHPLAGRDGVDLAEAAREDWIAPVPESPCRPHVLSACGEAGFTPDIVHHAMEWDVMAHLIAHRLGVALIPRLAHLTPDLPITRVRCTGNPHRKLLTCTRGGRHERPAVAAALAELRELAPKAVA is encoded by the coding sequence ATGATTGACCTGCGCCGACTGCATGTACTGAGGGCGGTCGCCCACTACGGCACGGTCACCGCGGCCGCCAGCGCCCTGCACTTCACGACGTCCGCCGCCTCCCAGCAGATCCGTCAGCTGGCCCGCGACCTCGGCGTCGACCTGCTGGAGCCGCAGGGCCGCGGCGTGCGCCTCACCTCGGCGGCCGAGAGCCTGCTGGCGCACGCCGACGCGATCCAGGCCCGCTGGGAGCAGGCCGAGCTGGATCTGCGGGCCGACCATGGCGCGCCGGCGGGGCTGTTGCGCGTGAGCGGTTTCCCGCTGGCCGTGTCGGTGTTGCTCGCGCCCATGGCGGCCCTGCTGCGCACACGTCATCCGCGCCTGAGTGTCCGGATCCAGGAGACGAAGGTGCCGGCCAGCTTCGACCTGCTCTTCGAAGGGGAGACCGACCTGGCCGTCGTCGAGGCGACGATCTTCAACCCGCCGCTCGGCGACACCCGCTTCGACCAACAGCCGCTCCTGGACGACCCGTTCGACCTCGTCGTCCACGAGGACCACCCTCTCGCCGGACGGGACGGCGTCGACCTGGCGGAGGCGGCCCGCGAGGACTGGATCGCTCCGGTGCCGGAGAGTCCCTGCCGCCCGCATGTGCTCTCGGCGTGCGGAGAGGCCGGATTCACCCCGGACATCGTCCATCACGCGATGGAGTGGGATGTCATGGCCCACCTCATCGCGCACCGGCTCGGCGTCGCCCTGATCCCGCGCCTCGCCCATCTGACCCCGGACCTGCCGATCACCCGGGTCCGCTGCACGGGCAACCCGCACCGCAAGCTCCTGACCTGCACCCGGGGCGGCAGACACGAGCGCCCGGCGGTCGCGGCCGCGCTGGCGGAACTGCGCGAGCTGGCGCCGAAGGCGGTGGCCTGA
- a CDS encoding TetR/AcrR family transcriptional regulator — protein sequence MLYAGFMSAALPPFPKPEEPDGTPRLLEVGSAADEPCLRADAARNRARLLEAASELIAEHGAAGVTMEAVAAAAGVGKGTVFRRFGDRTGLLTALLDHSARKLQGDFLGGPPPLGPGAPPADRLRAFGVAVLYRSAEQLDLQLAAQPEPTRRFSHPSVTALHTHVTVLLRQIQPEADCDLLAQTLLAYLDPALIHHLTRQCGMPMDRLETGWLDLVDRVTRAQV from the coding sequence ATGCTTTACGCTGGCTTCATGTCCGCCGCCCTGCCCCCCTTCCCGAAGCCCGAGGAGCCCGACGGCACGCCCCGGTTGCTGGAGGTCGGTTCCGCCGCCGACGAGCCCTGCCTGCGCGCCGACGCGGCCCGCAACCGCGCCCGGCTGCTGGAGGCCGCCTCCGAGCTGATCGCCGAGCACGGCGCGGCCGGGGTCACCATGGAGGCGGTGGCGGCCGCGGCCGGCGTCGGCAAGGGGACCGTCTTCCGCCGCTTTGGCGACCGCACCGGCCTGCTGACGGCGCTGCTGGACCACTCCGCGCGCAAGCTCCAGGGCGACTTCCTCGGCGGACCGCCGCCGCTGGGCCCCGGGGCGCCCCCGGCCGACCGGCTGCGCGCGTTCGGCGTGGCGGTGCTCTACCGCTCGGCGGAGCAGCTGGACCTGCAACTGGCGGCCCAGCCCGAGCCGACCCGCCGCTTCAGCCACCCCTCGGTCACGGCACTGCACACCCACGTGACGGTGCTGCTGCGGCAGATACAGCCGGAGGCCGACTGCGACCTCCTCGCCCAGACCCTGCTGGCGTATCTCGACCCCGCCCTGATACACCACCTGACCAGGCAGTGCGGTATGCCGATGGACCGGCTGGAGACGGGCTGGCTCGACCTCGTGGACCGGGTGACACGCGCACAGGTGTGA
- a CDS encoding NAD(P)H-dependent oxidoreductase has protein sequence MSVRILALVGSLRAGSHNRQLAEAAVKLAPEGAEVVLFEGLADIPFYNEDIDVEGGVPAAAAKLREAAQASDAFLLFSPEYNGTIPAVLKNAIDWLSRPYGSGAFGGKPVAVVGTAFGQFGGVWAQDETRKAVGIAGGKVLEDVKLSIPGSVTRFAETHPADDAEVAAQLTEVIARVHGHAGEAVAA, from the coding sequence ATGTCTGTTCGCATCCTCGCGCTCGTCGGCAGCCTTCGCGCCGGTTCGCACAACCGTCAGCTGGCCGAGGCGGCCGTCAAGCTCGCTCCCGAGGGCGCCGAGGTCGTGCTCTTCGAGGGCCTCGCCGACATCCCCTTCTACAACGAGGACATCGACGTCGAGGGCGGTGTCCCGGCCGCCGCCGCGAAGCTGCGTGAGGCCGCGCAGGCGTCCGACGCGTTCCTGCTCTTCTCCCCCGAGTACAACGGCACGATCCCGGCCGTCCTGAAGAACGCCATCGACTGGCTGTCCCGCCCGTACGGCTCCGGCGCCTTCGGCGGCAAGCCGGTCGCCGTGGTCGGCACCGCCTTCGGCCAGTTCGGCGGCGTGTGGGCGCAGGACGAGACCCGCAAGGCCGTGGGCATCGCCGGCGGCAAGGTGCTCGAGGACGTCAAGCTCTCCATCCCCGGCTCGGTCACCCGCTTCGCCGAGACCCACCCGGCCGACGACGCCGAGGTCGCTGCCCAGCTGACCGAGGTCATCGCGCGCGTCCACGGCCACGCGGGCGAGGCGGTCGCCGCCTGA